The sequence atggaAACTTACAAGAAGGTATCGAGGTATTCATTATAGGACGGGAGGATGAAAAGGAAAGAATAATTGATATGTTAACCAAAGTCATCCCATCATCATCAACTAGCATTGTGGAAAAAGTTTCTGTCATTTCCATAGTAGGGATGGGGTGACTTGGTAAAACAAGTCGAGCTCGTCTTCAACGATGAGTTGGTAAATAAACTTTTTGAGCTAACAATGTGGGTTCATGTATCTGAAGAATTTGATGAGAAAAAGCTCTTAACAAAAATGATAGAGTCCTCGACTCGGAATAAGTTTGAAGCTTCATCAAACATGGATGTCCTAGTACGTAAAGTCCGAGAGCAACTAGGTGGGAAGAGATATTTGCTGGTACTTGACGATTTATGGAACGATAATGctgagcaatgggagagattcTACAGTCAGTTGCTTGTTGGTGGTCAAGGGAGTAAAATTTTAATCACTACTCGTAAAGCTCAGGTTGCAGAGATGTTGTTAAGGGGAGCATTCCTCCTTACAAATTGGAAAAATTAGAAGACGATGAATGTTGGTCTATCATGGAGAAGAAAGCATTTTCTCCCGGTGGAGCGCTAAAGACAGCAAACATGACTCAAATAGGACGAGAGATAGTGAAAAAATGCAGCGGCTTACCCCTTGCAGGCTGCAGCAAGATGTCTCGGAGGTCTAATGCGCTCTAGAAATGAAGAAGTCTACTGGTTGTCTTGTTTTCTCAGTTCTAGCTCACCGGGTTTTGTTTTCTCAGTTCTAGCTCTTTCTGGATGCTTATTCTTGGCCGAAAAAAGGTTATTGTTCCAATCGGAGGATGTTTCACTTCTCTTTATACAAGTGAAGAAAATCAACACTGTGCATTTTAGATCTTGTCATTTTTACAAGGTTGGAAGATAAGCCTAAGCCCACAAAATCTTGGAGAAGTACCACAAAAGTAGGAGTTGCCAACTTAGTCAGTGCAGTTCATGACATATTAGCTGAAGATTCATGTCATATATCAACATTATAAAGAAACTTTTGGATTTACATGTTCTACTTAGATGCACCGTTATCACCTTAACACATTAGTCATGTTTACCGCCT comes from Papaver somniferum cultivar HN1 chromosome 7, ASM357369v1, whole genome shotgun sequence and encodes:
- the LOC113296568 gene encoding disease resistance protein RGA2-like — protein: MWVHVSEEFDEKKLLTKMIESSTRNKFEASSNMDVLVRKVREQLGGKRYLLVLDDLWNDNAEQWERFYSQLLVGGQGSKILITTRKAQVAEMLLRGAFLLTNWKN